A DNA window from Loxodonta africana isolate mLoxAfr1 chromosome 7, mLoxAfr1.hap2, whole genome shotgun sequence contains the following coding sequences:
- the LOC100673057 gene encoding olfactory receptor 8H1-like yields the protein MGRRNNTNVSDFVLMGLADSEEIRLVLFTLFLLIYLVTLLGNTGMILIIRLDLQLHTPMYFFLSHLSFLDLSYSTVITPKTLENLLTSTKDISFVGCFTQLYFFVFLGATECFFLSSMAYDRYVAICNPLQYPVVMSMTLCRSLITASYVIGFSVSFVNVPCINTLHFCDSNVIHHFFCDTPQILALSCTDTHDIEIMVIVVSGWTLIVSLTTISVSYASILSTILKINSTSGKRKAFSTCASHLLRVTIFYGTMIFTYLKPGKSYFLGKDQVASVFYTIVIPMLNPLIYSLRNKEVKNALIRVMQKRESTSHVRRQ from the coding sequence ATGGGCAGAAGGAATAATACAAACGTGTCTGACTTTGTCCTCATGGGACTGGCGGACTCTGAAGAGATCCGGCTGGTCCTTTTTACTCTATTTCTCCTGATATACCTGGTTACTCTGCTGGGGAATACAGGGATGATACTAATAATCCGCCTGGATCTCCAGCTTCACACccccatgtattttttcctcagtCATCTGTCATTCCTTGACCTCAGCTACTCGACGGTCATTACTCCTAAAACCTTAGAGAACTTACTGACTTCGACCAAGGATATTTCATTTGTGGGCTGTTTCACCcagctttatttttttgtcttcttgggtgccactgaatgtttttttctctcttcaatggcctatgatcgctacgTAGCTATCTGCAACCCTCTACAATACCCAGTTGTTATGTCCATGACACTCTGCCGCTCCCTCATCACTGCATCCTATGTGATTGGCTTCAGTGTCTCCTTTGTCAATGTGCCTTGCATAAACACTTTGCATTTCTGTGAttccaatgtaatccatcactttttctgtgatacACCCCAAATTTTAGCCCTGTCCTGCACTGACACACATGACATTGAGATCATGGTAATTGTTGTTTCTGGCTGGACATTAATAGTGTCTCTTACCACAATCTCTGTGTCCTATGCATCCATTCTCTCTACTATCCTGAAAATCAATTCCACTTCAGGAAAGCGAAAAGCCTTCTctacctgtgcctcccacctcctGCGTGTCACCATCTTCTACGGTACCATGATTTTTACTTATTTAAAGCCAGGTAAGTCCTACTTCTTGGGAAAGGACCAAGTGGCCTCTGTTTTTTATACGATTGTGATCCCCATGCTGAATCCACTCATTTATAGTCTCAGGAACAAAGAAGTGAAAAATGCTCTCATTAGAGTTATGCAGAAGAGAGAGAGCACAAGTCATGTAAGACGACAGTGA
- the LOC100666229 gene encoding LOW QUALITY PROTEIN: olfactory receptor 8I2 (The sequence of the model RefSeq protein was modified relative to this genomic sequence to represent the inferred CDS: inserted 1 base in 1 codon; substituted 1 base at 1 genomic stop codon) has product MAESNFTEVALFIFSGFANHPXLQVSLFLIFLFIYLFTVLGNLGLIMLIRMDSQLHTPMYFFLSNLALIDVFYSSTVTPKALVNFQSNQKTISFVGCFAQMYFFVGLLCSECFLLGSMAYDRYVAICNPLLYSVVMSQKVCNWLGTTPXVIGFTNSLISVCVISSLAFCDSRINHFFCDTTALLALSCVDVFSTEMVIFVLAGFTLLSPLLIIIATYIAIISAILRIQSAGGRQKAFSTCASHLMGVTIFYGSLIFTYLQTENTSSLTQAQVASVFYTIVIPMLNPLIYSLRNKDVKNTLLRVIHKKLSP; this is encoded by the exons ATGGCTGAGTCCAATTTCACTGAGGTGGCCCTATTCATCTTCTCTGGATTCGCAAACCACC AACTTCAAGTCAGTCTTTTTCTGAtatttctgtttatctatctGTTCACTGTCTTGGGGAACCTTGGGTTAATCATGTTAATCAGAATGGACTCTCAACTTCACACACCTATGTACTTTTTCCTTAGCAATCTGGCACTCATTGACGTGTTTTATTCCTCCACTGTGACGCCCAAGGCTCTGGTCAATTTCCAGTCCAACCAGAAAACCATCTCCTTTGTTGGCTGCTTTGCCCAAATGTACTTTTTTGTTGGTCTGTTGTGTagtgaatgttttcttctgggatccatggcctatgaccgctatgtagcAATCTGCAATCCCTTACTCTATTCAGTGGTTATGTCCCAGAAAGTGTGCAACTGGCTGGGAACCACGCCTTAGGTGATTGGCTTCACAAATTCTTtgatatctgtttgtgtgataaGCAGTTTGGCGTTCTGTGATTCCAGAATCAACCATTTTTTCTGTGACACCACAGCCCTTTTGGCCCTGTCCTGTGTAGATGTTTTCAGTACAGAAATGGTGATTTTTGTTTTAGCTGGGTTCACCCTCCTTAGTCCTCTTCTGATCATCATAGCCACGTACATTGCCATCATCTCAGCCATCCTGAGGATCCAGTCTGCAGGGGGCAGGCagaaggccttctccacctgtgcatCCCACCTCATGGGTGTAACCATTTTCTACGGGTCCTTGATTTTCACGTATTTACAGACAGAAAACACATCCTCCCTGACTCAGGCACAGGTGGCATCTGTGTTCTATACCATTGTCATTCCCATGCTGAATCCACTGATCTATAGTCTGAGGAACAAGGATGTGAAGAACACTCTCTTGAGAGTCATACATAAAAAACTATCTCCATGA